A window of Gorilla gorilla gorilla isolate KB3781 chromosome 5, NHGRI_mGorGor1-v2.1_pri, whole genome shotgun sequence genomic DNA:
ATTTATGCTATTACTACTGAATGAAGTCTTTCCTACTAGACCATGTGAAAGAGGACTCACATCACCAGGTTTCTTAATTTGTCTCTTGATCTAGACCACATTTAAACTACTggtcaggccgggcacggtggctcacgcctgtaatcccaacactttgggaggctgaggtgggtggatcacctgagtcaagAGTTAGGGACCAGcatgaccaacgtggtgaaaccccatctctactaacaatacaaaattagctgggcgtggtggcacatgtctgtaatcccagctactcgggaggctgaggcaggagaatcacttgaacccaggaggcggaggttgcggtgagccgagattgcgccactgcactccagcctgggcaagaagagcgaaactccgtctccaaaacaaaacaaaacaaaaaaacaaaaaaaaaaaaaggagggctgggcgtggtggttcacgcctgtaatcccagcacttcaggaggccaaggcaggaggatcacttgaggtcaggagttcgagaccagcctagccaacatagtgaaaccctgtctctactaaaaatacaaacattagccaggcatggtggtgggcacctgtaatcccagctactcaggaggctgaggtaggagaatttcttgagcccgggaggtggaggttgcagtcagccgagattgtgtcactacactccagccggggtgacagagcaagactccatcttggaacaaataaaaagtaaaaataaaataaaactactggTCAGAAAAATATCATTCTTACAACATAGTCACTTGCCCCTCAAATaaacataaactttatttttaaaatttaaggtgAACGCCAACATGAATTGAAGCCAGGACAGACCTAACAGTTTATGTGGTAATATGGGTAGGATGCTAGGCTTAATATGCAGCATCATTATTCAGAGAAGAATACACAGGAATGCTCACAGGACTCCACCACACAAACCACCTACAACAATGAACTCCCAGCATCAGGGCTTTATTCAACCAACCAAAACCAACAACCAGGCACCATCATCACCTTAGCAAACTGTGCAAGACACAGTTTAATCAATTGGCATAGAAGAAAAGAGATCAAGAAATCAAACACCTAGAAAAGTGCCTCACAACaatcagaatatttaaaatcacaGTTAACTCAACAAACAACTCTCACTTATTCACCACATTTGAAAAGTCAAAATATCACTGGGGCCTCTCTGGGTCATGGATAAGGAAGTCGACGGGCCATAACGACTGAAAAGACATCAACAAGACATGCAAACAGGGTAAATAAAGCAAAGCCCAACAACaatatttagaataaataattgagcaacattgtttcttttttaaaatactaaaggtAAAGAACTTCACTCTTTCAACACCCAAACCATAGCAGAGAGACAGGAGTAAATTATAAATGTGGATGAAGCAATATCCACAGGACATGAAGATGGGgctggggaaaggggagaaggGGTAAGCTTTTGCATTGTTGCAGTTGGCAGGAGAGCTGAGCAGTCTTAAAGAACCTCCTCTGGGGAGCGGCAGTCTAGGATTCTAGGTTTGCCATGAAGGGGTATCACAAGTCCCAAGGCCCACCACCTACCCCTTCTCTTCTCCAAGGGCACCTACCTTACTGTAAGTCACTACTGATAAGTTGTTTGCGTGACTGCTGGGAGACAGATTTACAGAGTTCTGTGACAGTCTATTCTGGTCTTGCTCAGTTTGGTCAGGAGCAGGAGCCCATGTGTCAGGAGCAGGAGCCCATGTGTTTTTGCTGATCGAGTCGAACTCGGAGCCCCCAGGGTCTTTTAAGTTGTTTTCATCTGATTGTCGGTTCTTTTGGGGAGAGGCAAAAGGGTTGAAGTTTCCTTCTACCTTACGATGCGGCTGTGTGTTGAACTCCGTTTCAAAAGATGACAGCTGCTGCGTTACTCCTAAAAGTCCACCCACCTCCACACTGAGAATCACCCAGATGACATCTGAAACAAAAAGGTAACTCATTTCAATGCCAGGCTTACCCTTAAAGGCCCAAGATAGCCACCACCAAAAACCCCAAACATTATCCAAACCACAGAATGAAACATTCTTCTATATGCTAGTTTTAAAAGCTTGCTAACAAAGCTGCCTGGTACATTTGCATTGCATGCATAGCTACATTTTTGGTAATGTCAAATTCAAATTCTAGTATAAATTCAGCAGAGGTCTGTGGTGAGATCCATGAAACTCTATTTATAAAAAGCTTACCAGTTGATGCCAATGCACCATCATCTTTGGAAATCATTATTCCAGAGAACGATCAATAGATAGAAATCAAAAGTTACTCTTCCTAGAattggtatctctttgtggtttttcactttattttacatgtattttaaaattatgagaatTACAACTTTATCAACGCTCTTCCCTTTGGGGGCAATTTAGAATGACCATATGTTGTCCAAACTAGGACAAATGAGAGTGAAAGAGGGACCTATTAATAATTACGCCAGGACCAGCATTTATCTAGACAAAATGGAAGATACTATCACCCTGGCTATTTTCTCAATCTATTTGACCAAAAGACACCAAGAATTTGGCATGCCTCAGACTTTCTAAAATACCCAATTTAACACCTGCTTTGCTTTTCTGTCAtgcagtcatgcattgcttaatgaagaagatatgttctgagaaatgtatcattaggcaatttatcactgtgtgaacatcatagagtgtacaaacctagatagtagagcctactacacacctaggctatatggtatagcctattgctcttaggctacaaatctctatagcatgttactgtactgttactgtattgaataccgTAGGCAACTGTAATACAACAGTAAGTATATGTGTATCTAAACGTATCTAAGGCCAGGCCAGatttcatgtctgtaatcctgggCATTCTGGGAAGTctaggcaagaggatcacttcagaccaggagtttgagaccgtcctgggtgacacagggagactctgtctctaccaaaaacttaaaaattagctggccgtggtggtgctcgcctgtagtcccagctacttgggggacagaggtgggaggatcgcttgagcccaggaggtagaggctgcagtgagctgtgattacaccaatgcactccagctcaggcaaCACAGCACCaccgtgtcttaaaaaaaaaaaaaaaaaaaaaattacagccatgggtggtggctcatgcctgtaatcccaacactttgggaggctgaggcaggcagatcacttgaggtcagaagttcgagaccagcctggccaacatagtgaaaccccgtctctactgaaaatttaaaaactagctgggcatagtggcgggtgcctataatcccggctactcaggaggctgaggcaggagaattgcttgagcctgggaggtggagccgagattgtgccactgtactctagcctagttgacagagcaagactccatctcaaaaaaaaaattaaaaaattaaaaaaaaatagctaaacatagaatagtaaaatatatgatatgaaagataaaaaatgatataCCTGCCTAGGGAACTTACTATGGAGCTTTCAAGCCTGGAAGTTgatctgggtgagtcagtgagtgaatgtggACATTACTAAACACTAATGTAGACTTCATAAACACTGTGCAGTTAGGTTACACcaaattcattaaaaaacaaactacaatGTTATGGAAGCTACAGTGTCACTAGGTAacgggaatttttcagctccattgtaactttatgggaccaccatcactgaccaaaacatcattatgcagtaCAAGACTATAGAGGGAAACTCTACCACCTATCCACAATTAAaccataaatgtatttttaaatagatgtaCCATAGGACATTTGGTCATAGTTCAGCTCCTGATTTGCTCAAGTGCCAAAGCTAAGggttcaaataaaaaaagaaagtagcggTTCCTGAACCTTTGATGTTCAGCACCTCACTCCAGAGAACAGTGACACGTACATTCCTGTTCGAAggttttcaaaaagcaaaatacagaAAGGCCAAGAAGCTTTTAACTGTGTGAACCGTACTGAACACAAATACGAAAAACTGTCTAGGCTCCTAAATAACTGTTGAAAGGTTGACAGAAAAAGGCAAATGCATTCCATCAGTTAGCTACCTAGAAATAGAGATAATATAATCCTAGAACAAACACTAAAAACAAGTAGTGAAGGAAACTAAGGAAAACTCTCGCAGGCTGTgtttattctaaatttttaatttgggCTGTATATCAAAAGAAGGcagcctggctgggcacggtggctcatgcctgtaatcccaacactttgggaggccgaggtgggtggatcacttgaggtcaggagttcgagactagcctggccaacatggcaaaaccctgtctctactaaaaatacaaaaattagctggatgtggtggtgcgcgcctgtagtcccggctacttgggaggcttgaacctgggaggcggaggttgtagtgagctgagatcgtgcccctgcactccagcctggatgacagagtaagagcctatctcaaaaaaaaaaaaaggtggggtggAATCTTAAAGTATCATACAACCATAAAAACTTAGAGGTTTGGAAGCTGTATTAAGAACTGGTTGCATCCAAAcagccagcctggatgacagagtgagagcctatctcaaaaaaaaaaaaaaagggaatcttAAAGTATCATACAACCATAAAAACTTAAGAGGTTTGGGAGCTGTATTAAGAACTGGTTGTATCCAAACAGCTAAGAGTCAGGCCCTAGTAAGTGGAGATGCAGTGACATCTGCTGTTCACTCCGGAATTAGCAATTTCTTTCTCctctaagaagaggaaattaaagcCACCAGCAGCAGCACTAGTATGACTCACAGGAATGTGCATTCATTCCAGATACACTtatcattaaagaaaatatggccaggcgtggtggctcatgcctgtaatcccagcactttgggaggccgaggcaggtggatcacgaggtcaggagatcgagaccatcctggctaacacggtgaaaccccgtctctactaaaaatacaaaaaaaaaattagccaggcatcgtggcaggctcctatagtcccagctactcgagaggctgaggcaggagaatggcatgaacccgggaggcagagcttgcagtgtgctgaaatcacgccactgcactccagcctgggcgactgagcaagactccgtctcaaaaaaaaaaaaaaagaaaagaaaatataaatcccCATGTAAACTAGCAACATAAAAGTTAAACCTCTTAACACCGCACATGTAGTGTGCCACTTCCCTTGAAAATCTGGGACAGTGCCAGGAATAGTGGGTCAGAGGACCTGTGTTCAAAGCTCAATCTCATAAATCAATCCAATGAAGTGGGACAATCCAATAGCAGGCAGCCTGAGGGAGAATCATTCCATGCTCTCCTATCCTAGCTTTCTAACACAAGACAGCATTCCTTCACCGTACTATTTGTTTTTCCCAAACAGATAAGCCCTGTCTTACAATACAGGCTGAGTATTCCTAATTtgaaaatccaaaactttttgaccACCAATCTGACACTCAAAAGAAAAGCTCATTGAatcatttcagattttgaatttttggattagggatgatGAACtgatataatgcaaatattcaaaaatccaaaaaaaatctaaaatctgaaacacttctggtctcaagcatttcagataagggatactcaacctgtactttTACTCCTCCTTGTCTACCAcccatctgttttaaaaataaattcttttgtaAGTACATGATAGATTTGGCACACAGCTACTAAGCTACAGGTCATATGCTTCATTCTTAGCTCAGGAAACTAAATGCTTATGAGAAAGCTATTCTGAAAGCTGTTATCCATAAATAAGACTAATGACCTACCACCACCCCTTTTCTCCCTTTAGAACTAAAGCatctttaggctgggtgcagtggctagcacctgtaattccagcactctgggtggttgaggcacgaggatcacttgagcccaggagtttgagaccattctgggcaacacagtgagacttcttttccccctccccctccccctccccttccctctcgtttcctttctttctttttgatgtcttttttttttaattaaatttttagtagagatgaggtctcactatgttgcccaggttggcaaactcctgggctcaagcgatcctcctggttcagcctctccaagtattgggattacaggcataagccactgcactggtCAAAAATGTCTTTAGTATGACTCACCAGAACTTATCATACTTAAGCCACCTCCCCATCTCTTTGCATTGGCTATTGCTCAGCTCTGTACATAGATTCTACATAGTAGCTATAAAAGGAAAGTCATTTGAGAAGCCACTGATTTATAAACACCAACAATAAATATCAGTTCTGACCCTCCTAAGTTACTGCTGCAATGGGTCATCATGAACAGCAAAATACACCTTCTACATGGTACAATCTCAGTCATCTTGTACCACTTCTAGACCTTATATTCCAGAATGCGTTCACCCCCCCCCCCGCctactgtattatttttaatcaaacaaatgaaaaagtaaagaaaaggtaAAGATGGCCTAATAAGCTTGTTTCACAGACAATGACCATTCCCAATTCTTACCAGAATGCCTTGATTACTGAGATAAGAAGTAGCTGCTAGCCAGATATTTTACCATCTGTTATAATAAAACCACAAGTGGAAGAGATCATCCAATGAAACTGCTTCattttctagatttaaaaaatctgaagtcTAGAGGTAAAAGTGATGAGCTCAAGGTCATAATTTAAGTTAAAGCAGACTGAGAACACCCAGCTTTTA
This region includes:
- the ILRUN gene encoding protein ILRUN isoform X3 — protein: MEGMDVDLDPELMQKFSCLGTTDKDVLISEFQRLLGFQLNPAGCAFFLDMTNWNLQAAIGAYYDFESPNISVPSMSFVEDVTIGEGESIPPDTQFVKTWRIQNSDVIWVILSVEVGGLLGVTQQLSSFETEFNTQPHRKVEGNFNPFASPQKNRQSDENNLKDPGGSEFDSISKNTWAPAPDTWAPAPDQTEQDQNRLSQNSVNLSPSSHANNLSVVTYSKGLHGPYPFGQS